The window ATCTACCGGGTGACAATTTTTCCAGACGCTCCCGAATTCCTTGATGCCTATTCCTTGTTAATGAAGGCCGCGATTTCCTTGCCCAGGGTTTCGGATTGCTGGGACAGCTCGCTTGCAGCTTCCAGCACCTGTCCGGCGGATTGGCCGGCTTCGTCGGCGGCGGCAGCCACCTGCGAGATGGTGCCGGTCACTTCCTGGGTTCCGGTGGCGGCCTCCTGAACGTTGCGACTGATCTCAGAGGTCGCAGCGCCCTGTTCCTCGACGGCCGAGGCGATGCTTGCCGCAATCTCGTTGATCTCCTTGATGGTCGAACCGATGCCCTTGATGGCGCTGACGGCTTCCCCGGTGGCACCCTGAATGGCGCTGATCTGATTGCCGATTTCCTCGGTCGCCTTGGCCGTCTGATTGGCCAGATTCTTGACCTCGGAAGCCACAACCGCAAAGCCCCGACCGGCGTCGCCGGCGCGCGCCGCCTCGATGGTGGCGTTCAGGGCCAGCAGATTGGTCTGGCCGGCGATGTCGTTGATCAGGCTGACGACGTCGCCGATCTTCTGGGCCGCTTCGGCCAGGCCTTCGACGGTGACGTTCGTCTCTTCCGCCTGGGTGACGGCGTTCTGGGCCACTTCCGAGGATTTTGAGACCTGACGGCTGATTTCCGAGATCGAACTCGACAGCTCTTCGGCCGCCGCAGCGACCGTCTGGACGTTCGTCGTCGCTTCTTCGGCGGCGGCGGAAACCGAGGCGCTTTGCTCGCTGGTGCGTTTGGCAATCGACGACATCTCTTCGGCCGAGGCCTGCAATTCCGTCGAAGCCGACGCGACGGTTTGAACGACTCCCTTCACATGCCGTTCGAAATTGTTTGTCATGGTAACGATGTTCGTAATCACGCTCCAGGACAGCATGGGGCCGATATAGCCGCCATCTTTGTCCATGATGGCGGAAACCTTTAGATCCAGGGTCTCGTCGCCGATCTGGATGCGCGCCTGATGGGGCAGGTTCTTGGGATCGGCGAGCAGCTTGCGCTGATGGGTCGGGTTTTTGTGGAAGATGTCGATGCATTGACCAAGCAGGGCATCGGCCTTGACCGGCAGCAGATGTTCCAGGGTTTTCAGGGTATCGATGCTGGTCTGGTTGATGTAATTGATCTCGAGCGTCTTGGGATCGCACATCATGACGTTGATCGGCATGTTGTCGACCATCTGGGTCAGACGTGCCGCATCCGCGTCCAGTTTTACTTTCTCGGTAATGACGCTCCAGGACAGCATGGGGCCGATGTAGTCGCCGTCTTTGTCCATGATGGCCGTGACGAGAAGGTCCAGGGTCTCATCGCCGATCTGGATATGCGTCTGATGGGGCAGGTTTTTGGGATCGCCCAGCAGCTTGCGCTGATGCGATGGGTCTTTATGAAAAATATCAATGCATTGGCCAAGCAACTCGTCGGCCTTGACCGGCAGCAGATGTTCCAGGGTTTTGAGAGTGTCGATGCTGGTCTGGTTGATGTAGTTGATCTTTAAATCGACCGGATCGCAGGTCATGACGTTGATCGGCATGGTGTCGATCATCTGGCGGAAATTTGCAAGCTGCTGTGCGATATCTTCGTATCGTTGCTCGCTGTTTGTTACGGTCGCCGATTCTTGCTCATCTATCGGTGTTTCGATTTCCTCTACCGCCAATTCTTGCCTATTCGTCTTCATGGTTGCTGATCCTTCTCGATGCGATCCCTTGGATTCTGCAGTCATTACGGTCCGGCGGTGTTTCTTCCTGGCGTTGTTCCAGCAGCACAAAACACGTAATGGTTGAATGATGAGGTCACTATCTCGCGTTAATCCTTAATACGCCATTAATATGGCGTGTATTTTTACAAGAACACTATCGTATAAATTGCATAGAGACGTCCCGTGATCCGGGGCGGCCGGTTGCGGCGGCAAATTGTCTGCAAATACCGCCCTAGG of the Rhodospirillaceae bacterium genome contains:
- a CDS encoding chemotaxis protein; amino-acid sequence: MDKDGDYIGPMLSWSVITEKVKLDADAARLTQMVDNMPINVMMCDPKTLEINYINQTSIDTLKTLEHLLPVKADALLGQCIDIFHKNPTHQRKLLADPKNLPHQARIQIGDETLDLKVSAIMDKDGGYIGPMLSWSVITNIVTMTNNFERHVKGVVQTVASASTELQASAEEMSSIAKRTSEQSASVSAAAEEATTNVQTVAAAAEELSSSISEISRQVSKSSEVAQNAVTQAEETNVTVEGLAEAAQKIGDVVSLINDIAGQTNLLALNATIEAARAGDAGRGFAVVASEVKNLANQTAKATEEIGNQISAIQGATGEAVSAIKGIGSTIKEINEIAASIASAVEEQGAATSEISRNVQEAATGTQEVTGTISQVAAAADEAGQSAGQVLEAASELSQQSETLGKEIAAFINKE